The stretch of DNA taGGTAAGGgttgggtggtggaggggggggggtctgagGTGGGATGGGGGGAAGGGCATGGGAAGGGCCTGGCGTGGGGTAAAGGCTGAGGAGGTGTGGGTTGATCGTGGTGGGGGGTTAGTGTTGGGGTGGGCGTCTCTGTTATCGGGAGCTGGAAGTCTGGTTTGTGCACAGGTTTGGGCCGAGAACTAACTTGATGGAGGGGCACATGAGTCATGGAAGGGAGAGGGGTATGGAGGGGGTCGAAGGAGGAATTAACTCCATGGTTATAAGGGGGAAAGGGGGCCCCGTCAGGAACCTCtgtctgcaaccacaggagatgggcaaggtcctcaatgagtatttctcctctgtatttacaaaGGAGAAAGGCAGTAGGACGGAGAAACTTGGGGCAGTcagtggaagtgtcttgagagcagtcagtgttactgtcgaagaagtgctgaaagtactgtcgtgtttgaaggtagacacatctccagggcctgatcagatatatccaaggacattgtggaaaactagagaggaaattgcggggagtcctggttgaaatttacgagtcgtccttaaatccaGGAATGGTGCCgggagactggagggtggcaaatgttgagcctcttttcaagaagggctgcagggaaaatgctgggaactataggccggtgagcttaacatctgtagttggtaagttactggaaagtattctgagggataggatatacaggcatttggatgggcaagggctgattagggataatcagcatggttttgtacgtgggaggtcgtgtctcacaaatctgattgcattttttgaagtgaccaaaaaagttgatgagggcagagctgtagatgttataTATGGACCttagcaaagcattcgacaaggttccgcatggtaggctgctctggaaggttagatcgcatgggatccaaggagcgatagctgaatggatagcaaattggctccatggaaggaagcagagggtgatggtggaaggttgcttctcagactggaggcctgtgactagtggtgtgcctcagggttcggagctgggcccgttactgtttgtcatctacatcaatgatttggatgagaacatacaggccaagattagcaagtttgctgatgttagtagttttgcagatagtgaagatggttgtgaaaaattgcagcagaatctggatcgattggctaggtgggcggaggaatggttgatggaatttaatacagagaaatgtgaggtgttgcattttgggaagtctaacatggcaggacctacacagtgaatggtagggctctggggagtgttgtagagctgagggatctaggagtacaggtgcatggttccttgaaggtggaatcgtgGATGGAtcgagtggtcaaaaaggcttttggcacattggccttcatcacacaaagtattgagtatacaagttgggaggtcatgttgcagttgtataagacgttggtgaggtctcatttagagtattgtgttcggttctgggcaccatgttataggaaagatattgtcaagcttgaagattcatgaggatgttgccaggactagagggtgtgagctatagggagaggttgagtaggctgtgactattccttggagcgcaggaagatgaggggagatcttatagaggcgtataaaatcatgatgggaatagatcaggtagactcttgcccagagtaggtgaatcgaggatcagtgGACATAAgtgaaaggtgaaggggaaaagatttaataggaatctgaggggtaactttttcatacaaagggtggtgggtgtatggaacaagctgccagaggaggtcattgaggctggaactatcccaatgtttaagaaacagttagacaggtacatggataggacaggtttggagggatatgggccaagcgcaggcaggtgggaccagtgtagctgggacacgttggccggtgtgggcaagttgggcggaagtgcctgtttccacactgtatcactctatgactctcccaCTCTCTGTCTTGGTGTGCAGGACATGCAGGAGCTGCTGGTGCAGTTGGGATCGGGCTCCGTCCGGCGGCCAGGCCAGGAGGAGCTTGCTGCTGCTGTGCTGAGGGAGAAGCTGGCTCCACTCCAAGGGTTTGCCCAGGTCTACCGCCTGACAGGTGAGGGGTGGGCACAGAGCTCCCtcagagctgggggggggggggggggggggagattccggcagctcccccccccctcccactgcatggagatactggggggggggaggtgtgaaaCTGGGGGCAGCCttaggggtggtggagggggggggggggggtgctgggtgCTGGCTGCCACTGATGGGGTGCTTCCTCTGCAGGGATCAGCAGTGAGCTGCGAGACTCCAGCACCATGAGCGTCTGCATCCACACTGCGTACGACGGCACCTACCTGGACTCCTACCAGCTGGACATGCGGCTGCAACAGCCACGCAAGCTGCTGCGCCACAACCTGCCTGCCTGCATCCCCCTGCAGCAGTCGGCTGGAGAGCTGCTGCAGCGCGACCTGCCGGCGTTCCTGGAGGCTGTGCACGGCATGCTGAACGCCTACGTCAGCCGGCGATACCAGCTGCAGCAGATGCAAGTAGGTCCTTCCCTCCCTTACCCCACTGCTCCCTGCATGTCCGCATACCTCTTCACCCTCTGCCTGTTGGTGAGGTTTAGTGTCGGGCTGCGTACTGACGTGTGGATGGAGCTGGCCCAGTGCTCTCCCAGGCAGCCTGCAGCAGTCAGTGTGCCCCTGGAGTGTGTGCGAATGCAGCTCGACTGAGTGTGTGAAGGGGCCGCTCCTCCAGTTGTGGCCCCTGACCTTTGGGCAGCGGGTGGAGTCGAGGGCTCCCTCAGTGGCCCACTCCTGATGCGGGCACTAGGCATGGATGTTGTGgatgcgctgaaacaggccctttggcccactgagtctgcgccaaccatcaATCCCCACACATGGGGTGCCAGAGCCCTGGGGACAGGCAGCGGTGGTCTCTGGGAACCCTTGGGTCAGTGGGCATGGAGAGCTGGCATGTGTCCAGACAAGGAGGGGagcggtttagagatacagcgcggaaacagacccttcagcccaccgagtcggcaccgtccagcgatccctgcacatttacactatcctacacacacacgagggacaatttacacttataccatgtatacaaacccaagccaattaacctacaaacctgtgcatctttggagtgtggttggaAACAGAATGGTCTCGGaataaacccacgcgggtcacggggacaaactcagtacagacagctcccgtagtcgggatagaaccctggtctctggcgctgtgaagcagcaactctaccgctgcaccaccgtgaccaccAAATGGGATGGGAATTTGTAAAATGCACAAGTGGGTCTGGGGGTAAAGGTGGGCAGGGGTGAAGGACACTGTCAGAGTGTGCCACCTGCGGGCGGGTGTGTGACATGTACCCACTAACACCAGTGCTGTGTGGCatggtgttccagaccaggggtAAAGGACACTGTCAGAGTGTGCTACCTGCGGGCGGGTGTGTGACATGTACCCACTAACACCAGTGCCCTGTGCCAGGAACACTATGACTGGACCAGCCAGATTCGGAAGAACACGGCGTACAACCTGCTGAGGTTCCACTACTCCGTGGAGGACGGGGAGACGGATAAGGACATTCGGGTGAAGCTGGTCTACGAGGATCTCAACAGctgccttcccaccggagtcaCCATCACCTGCACAGGTACATGTGGAGCGGGTCATAGTCGGGGGAGCTGTACCGCACGACAACAGGTGCACCCAGTAATGGCATTGTGGTCAGCTCcagcatgatgggccgaagggcctgtgcgggTGCTGTACTGTGTTCTATCATCGGTCCAACATGCCGTGGGCCCCATGTACCCtgacctgcaaacttactaaccagcccctccacctccgctcagtctgcctgggcctacgcaatctcccggttgccaaacacactcactccccctcccattcccactgacctttctgtcccgggccgtctccactgtcagagtgaggccccagcgcatattggaggaacagcacctcatatttcgcttgggtagcttacaccccagcggtatgaacattgacttctctaacttccctctctctccatccctcgcccttcctagttctcccaccagtttcactgtccttctgattaattttgctGATTGTATGCCCcgctgtcaccttcccctcagccaacaatgatccattctacattttctagAGCACATTGCCTTTGATCtgacgttttcacaccttacccttccatatctctagtctccccctccactgattctcagtctgaagaagggtctcgaccccttaacgtcacccattccatccctcCAGATGTTGGGAGGGTTCTGAAGATGCAGGTTTGATAgagacatggaaaataggtgcaggaggaggccattcagccctttgagccagcaccgccattcattgcgatcatggctgatcatccacgatcaagaacccgtgcctgccttctccccatatcccttgactccactagcccctagaactctactatctaattctcttttaaatccatccagtgaattagcctccactgccctctgtggcagggaattccacaaattcacaactctctcagtgaaaacgtttttgctcatctcggttttaaatggcccctttattcttagactgtggcccctggttctggactcgcccaacattgggaacatttttcctgcatctagcttgtccagtccttttatcattttatatgtttctataagatccccccctcatccttctaaactgcagtgaatacaagcctagtcttttcaatcttccttcatatgacagtcccgccatcctggggattaacctggtgaacctacgctgcactgcctcaatagtaaggatgtccttcctcaaattaggagaccaaaactgcacacaatactccagatgtgtgtTGTGTATGTATGTTGCCCTGGGGCGGTGAACTGTGTGTACATGAGGTTGGGGAGTATTGGCACTGTGTTTATTCAGGGTGGAGCACAGTGCGAGTTAGTGCAAGGTGCAATGCTGGTGTTGTCCATTGATCTGGATGCCAGTGAGTGGGCGTGAGATGGGTAACACTGCAGCACCGGGCTGAAGTGGGCAGGGGTATCTctgtggtggtggtgtgggggcatGTGGGAGATTCCCGCTGACtgcaatctcttccctgcactccaGGAGCGGCGGAGGAGGGCCTGCAGGAGAAACTGGAGCGTCACCGGCAGTTGCTCCTGAGCCAGCACCTGCACCGGGCACTGGAAAGCATCAAGGACCAAGACACGTTACTCTAGTGTCTGCCAGCCCGGGGCAGTACCAAGCTCAGTAATGGAGGGGCAGGGGTGAGGGAGCACCGCACTGTGGAGGGGGGTCGGGGtgtgggagcgccgcactgtggaggggggtcggggtgagggagcgcagcactgtggaggggggtcGGGGTGAGGGAGCACCGCACTGTGGAGGGGTCGGGGTGAGGGAGCACCGCACTGTGGAGGGGTCGGGGTGAGGGAGcgcagcactgtggagggggcgggggtgagggagcgcagcactgtggaggggggtcgggggtgagggagcgcagcactgtgggggggggtcggggtgagGGAGCACCGCACTGTGGAGGGGTCGGGGTGAGGGAGCgcagcactgtgggaggggggcgggggtgagggagcgccgcactgtggaggGGGGTCGGGGGTGAGGGAgcaccgcactgtgggaggggggcgggggtgagggagcgccgcactgtggaggGGGGTCGGGGGTGAGGGAgcaccgcactgtgggaggggggcgggggtgagggaGTGCCGCACTGTGGAGGGGTCGGGGTGAGGGAgcaccgcactgtgggaggggggcgggggtgagggaGCGCTGCACTGTGGAGGGGGGTCGGGGTGAGGGAGCACCGCACTGTGTGGGGGGTCGGGGGTGAGGGAGCGCTGCACTGTGTGGGGGGTCGGGGGTGAGGGAgcaccgcactgtgggaggggggcgggggtgagggaGCGCTGCACTGTGGAGGGGGGTCGGGGtgtgggagcgccgcactgtggaggGGTCAGGGTGTGGGAGCGCAGCACTGCGGAGGGGTCGGGGTGTGGGAGcgcagcactgtggaggggggtcGGGGtgtgggagcgccgcactgtggaggggggggcggggtgagggagcgcagcactgtggaggggtcagggtgagggagcgccgcactgtgggagggggtcGGGGTGAAGGAGTGCCGCACAGCGGGTGGGCTTTCAGATGCGTTGTGATTGGTGCCTCTTCCCCTGCTAAATGCACGGGCTGTGGGCCGGGAAGCAGCAAGTCTCCAAAAGTCTCCATCAATGTTGCCA from Amblyraja radiata isolate CabotCenter1 chromosome 8, sAmbRad1.1.pri, whole genome shotgun sequence encodes:
- the cenpo gene encoding centromere protein O, which translates into the protein MAGNSSNGVLERLRQLEGSVEQGVAEQERAERSHGRLQQLQATVRQLRAARDRLRSAVSTGAAGDMQELLVQLGSGSVRRPGQEELAAAVLREKLAPLQGFAQVYRLTGISSELRDSSTMSVCIHTAYDGTYLDSYQLDMRLQQPRKLLRHNLPACIPLQQSAGELLQRDLPAFLEAVHGMLNAYVSRRYQLQQMQEHYDWTSQIRKNTAYNLLRFHYSVEDGETDKDIRVKLVYEDLNSCLPTGVTITCTGAAEEGLQEKLERHRQLLLSQHLHRALESIKDQDTLL